The DNA segment TGGCTTTCTCCCTTTGGGAGACGTTACACGTTGGCGTAGCCTGTCCTCAGGACAAACGACTCCGCTCAGCCAGCCCATACCTAAGGAATCAATAGCACTAGAAATTAACTTCCTAAACCTTTTATGACCGCTCACGACATCTGGTCAGGGAAGCAGGGTTCTTGCTTGTTCTGAGGGTGAGACGAGGGAGATTACTTGAACTTTTGGCGAATGAAGGTCAAGATTTGCACCATTTGCTTCTTGAGCATGTCAATTTCGGCTTGCATCTTGGCAATCTTATCGTTCAGCGCTTGAATTTCTTCCGCATTGCCAGCCACCACCTGCTCCGTAGCCGTGGATGGGGTAGAAGGAGCTGGCCAGTTGCGGAATTTGCTCATGGCTGACTTGATAGCTTCTACTAGCTCTCGCTGCTCGAAGGGTTTCTCGATAAACTCAAAATACTCAAACGGTTCTTGGAGTTTTTCCGTCACCTCTTCCTTGCGCCCCGACATGAGCACCAGGGGAGCCCGTAGCTCCGGCTGGGCATGTAGTTGCTCAAAGACCTCCCAGCCACT comes from the Candidatus Obscuribacterales bacterium genome and includes:
- a CDS encoding response regulator; this encodes MASHKILVIDDSRVIRNMVKDMLPKGNFQVLEAKDGSEGINLIRQEHPNLIMLDFLLPRVSGWEVFEQLHAQPELRAPLVLMSGRKEEVTEKLQEPFEYFEFIEKPFEQRELVEAIKSAMSKFRNWPAPSTPSTATEQVVAGNAEEIQALNDKIAKMQAEIDMLKKQMVQILTFIRQKFK